The following is a genomic window from Afipia sp. P52-10.
TCACCGCATAGTTCGGGGCGACCATCGGATAATCGGGCGGCAAGCCCCATTTGTCGCGGTATTGCTCCGGCGTCATGTTGTACTGGGTGCGCAAGTGCCGCTTCAGCGACTTGAATTTCTTCCCGTCTTCAAGGCAGACGATATATTCCGCTGTCAGCGACTTCTTGATCGGTACAGCCGGCTTGGCCGGAGCGGTTGTCGCCGGCAGCTGTCCCTCTGATACACGAACCAGCGCTGCATGCACTTGACCGATCAGGGTCGGCAATTCAGACGCGGGAGTCGTATTGTTGCCGACGTAAGCAGAGACGATTTCGGCAGTGAGATCGATGAATCCCTTGCTTTGATTGGTCATGTCTCGCAACTCCAAGCCAACTCCGGATGTGACAGGCCCAGCCGCCCGACTCGGAACCGGGTTTACTCGGATATACCAACCAACACGCCGAGGCCAAAGACTTCGGCAACGTCCCGCAGACCGCTCCCTATTGACGCTGATCCAGATAGGCTCTCAAAGCGTCCAGCGACGCAAACCGCACGACACCCTCGCCCGCCATCTGCGCTTCGATCGAGCCATCGGAGTAGAGGGTATAGGCCATCCCATCGACGACGCCGGATTTGAGCACCGTGACGTTGGTGGCCTGGTCGAGCGCAGTTCGATCTGGACGGGATGCGGACGGTCCCGCCGCGACCTCGGCAGGCGCCGTCGGCCTCGCAGCCGTGCCACGCTCCGCTGCCGACGACCGCGATGGACTCGGCCAAGCGCTATCGAAAGAAGTCCGTGGCTCGGACTCAAGCGCGCTCGTTGCGAGCGGCGTATCCGGCTTCTCTCGTCGTCTGGTCGAAAACAGAAGATTGCGCCGTCCGGGCCGATCGGAGGCCGCCGGTGATGGCGCGACCGGCTCGGCTGGATTGGAAACGTGAGCCGTTTCCTGAGGCAGATCTCGGCTTCGAGCAGCCATTTCATCCGTCCATGACGGAGCACCCGCCTCCTGAGAGGCGGCCGGAGAAGCGGTCGCCGATGGGAACGTCGGCTCGGCTACGGGTGGAGCAAACGAGCCGGCTTCGGCATCCGGTCGCGCTGAGGGCCGGATGGAAAGCAGATCCGAAGGAGCTTCACGCTCTAGAAGCTTGGCGATCCGGGCAAGCTCCCGGCCGACGAACCACATTCCGATCAGGATCAGCCCAGTACAGAGAATGACGACGCCGGCGATCAGCAAGGCATTGCCGAAACTGGAGTCGCTGATGGGGATGCCGAAGCCGATGGCCAGCAAACCCAGCACGCTTACGCCAACACCCGCGGCGAGCAGCACGATCATTTCAAACCCCACGCCGCATCAGGCGGCAGCGTCATTCCTTCAAGACCGACCGAGCCGGAACGGTCCACCCAAGGCCACATTACCGTCATACTTGGCCTACTGCAAAACCGGATTCCCTGAAGCCGATCGGTGATCCGGAGCGTGGTTAGCCGGTAGGCTTAACCCGGCATCGGCTATATCGACATCGTCGGCGGTAACACCAAGCTGCCTTGTCCCTGAGTTGTTCCGCAACCGCCACACCCGCGCAGCAGCAATCGTATCGCGCGCATTCAACCTCCTACGTGCGCGCAACCAAGGTCCGCCCGCAGCGGCCCCTCTCCAGCAAGGATCGCCGCATCGCAAAGCCGCCGATCAGACCTCCTCCAGGAACGCCGGTATCACTATTCGGAACACGCCTCGTTCGTCGCGCTGCCGGCCGCTCTCGTCAGGCGGCGAATGACGAAATGACGACCGCCGCGACGCACGATTCCTGAACGGACAGTCATCTTCAGTCTTGAAAGCCTCTATTATTCTTTACTTTAAGAGCATTTATT
Proteins encoded in this region:
- a CDS encoding MucR family transcriptional regulator; the protein is MTNQSKGFIDLTAEIVSAYVGNNTTPASELPTLIGQVHAALVRVSEGQLPATTAPAKPAVPIKKSLTAEYIVCLEDGKKFKSLKRHLRTQYNMTPEQYRDKWGLPPDYPMVAPNYAVTRSQLAKKMGLGQQRSGKR